In Candidatus Nealsonbacteria bacterium DGGOD1a, one DNA window encodes the following:
- a CDS encoding glycosyltransferase family 39 protein codes for MKISPRLITPFLLLAIIVIAVFFRFYRLDSVPPGLYPDIAINGNNALQSLQTGNWLPFYADNNGREGMIVWLDALSMAVFGITPLALKIPAAVFGALTVFGLYLLARELFDKRKNFIALLAAFLLATSFWHINFSRIGFRVTLEPFFLIFSFYFLTKSFRSKKISWAVAAGIFFGLGFYTYTGYRLAVLLLLCALAFWLINFWKNKIQFIKISAAGLLAAFAVALPIGLYFLNNPADFIGRAGQTSVFSSSNPAFELGKSLVLHLGMFNFYGDGNWRHNLPGAAELFCPVGVLFLIGIVFSTKRLIKSIKIRDFEHEFQSYSLLLFWFFFMLLPGVLTSEGIPHALRTLAVIPAVMILAAVGGLAVYDWMKSRWPKIAVIGTAALFIAATALNGYWRYFIVWADNDNVKGAFTDTFADIGRLTSELHRQGWRTVVIVNENGTPVPYPDGIPMPAQTVIFAETAHCYRSGCLIGKTWYSPHSTYLKPDQLGQIVPGPKTIIVPMKDDQAIFDQLSLLFPASQTKERSGIRYFEIP; via the coding sequence ATGAAAATCAGTCCGCGGCTGATAACGCCGTTTTTGTTGCTGGCAATAATCGTGATCGCGGTTTTTTTTAGGTTTTATCGGCTGGATTCGGTTCCGCCGGGATTATATCCGGATATCGCGATTAACGGGAACAATGCCTTGCAAAGTTTGCAAACCGGAAACTGGTTGCCGTTTTACGCCGATAATAACGGCCGCGAAGGAATGATTGTTTGGCTGGACGCGCTTTCAATGGCGGTTTTCGGCATCACGCCGCTGGCGTTAAAAATTCCGGCCGCGGTATTCGGCGCGCTGACCGTATTCGGCCTTTATTTATTGGCTCGTGAATTATTCGACAAGCGTAAAAATTTTATCGCGCTTCTCGCGGCTTTTTTGCTGGCAACTTCCTTTTGGCATATCAATTTTTCGCGCATCGGTTTTCGAGTGACACTGGAACCGTTTTTTTTAATTTTCAGTTTTTACTTCTTAACCAAATCTTTCCGATCAAAGAAAATTTCATGGGCGGTGGCGGCCGGCATTTTCTTTGGCCTTGGATTTTACACTTACACCGGTTATCGCCTGGCGGTTCTTTTACTGTTGTGCGCGCTCGCGTTTTGGCTGATAAATTTTTGGAAAAACAAAATTCAATTTATCAAGATTTCCGCCGCGGGATTGCTCGCGGCCTTTGCCGTCGCGCTGCCGATCGGTCTGTACTTCTTGAACAATCCGGCTGATTTTATCGGCCGCGCCGGACAAACATCGGTTTTTTCATCCTCCAATCCGGCGTTTGAACTGGGAAAATCCCTTGTCTTGCATTTGGGAATGTTCAATTTCTACGGCGACGGAAATTGGCGGCACAATTTACCCGGCGCCGCCGAACTTTTCTGCCCGGTTGGCGTCTTATTTCTGATTGGAATTGTTTTCTCAACCAAGCGCCTGATAAAATCAATCAAAATCCGCGATTTCGAACACGAATTCCAATCGTATTCTTTGCTTTTGTTTTGGTTCTTCTTTATGCTGTTGCCCGGGGTTTTGACATCGGAAGGCATCCCGCACGCCCTGCGGACTTTGGCCGTAATTCCGGCAGTGATGATTTTGGCCGCAGTCGGCGGTTTGGCGGTTTACGACTGGATGAAATCGCGCTGGCCGAAAATCGCGGTTATCGGAACCGCCGCGCTGTTTATCGCCGCGACGGCGCTAAACGGATATTGGCGGTATTTTATTGTTTGGGCGGACAACGATAATGTCAAAGGCGCGTTTACCGATACTTTTGCCGATATCGGCCGCCTTACTTCGGAATTGCATCGCCAAGGCTGGCGGACGGTTGTTATCGTTAATGAAAACGGCACGCCGGTTCCCTATCCCGACGGCATTCCGATGCCGGCTCAAACCGTGATATTCGCCGAAACCGCGCATTGCTACAGATCAGGCTGTTTGATCGGCAAAACCTGGTACAGCCCGCATTCAACCTATTTAAAGCCCGACCAGCTGGGCCAAATCGTCCCCGGCCCGAAAACCATAATTGTCCCAATGAAGGACGACCAGGCAATCTTTGATCAACTCTCGCTCTTATTTCCGGCAAGCCAGACAAAGGAACGAAGCGGAATAAGATATTTTGAAATCCCATAA
- a CDS encoding SIMPL domain-containing protein (The SIMPL domain is named for its presence in mouse protein SIMPL (signalling molecule that associates with mouse pelle-like kinase). Bacterial member BP26, from Brucella, was shown to assemble into a channel-like structure, while YggE from E. coli has been associated with resistance to oxidative stress.), with the protein MEIKNQQIVPALIFGFSVIAATALGADSFYRAKQLSNVLSVTGSAEKSVVSDTVKWQSSISRSVDASQLKQGSAQIKSDIETVREYFKSLNVHEAEITVNPVTITPFCESQNGISYDKFGNQSCGSSPTAGYNLQQVIVIGSDRVDEITKLTQDASDYFVGRGLVFTTQSLEYYYSKLADLRLDLLTQATKDAKDRAQKIAESTGKKIDSLQTASQGVFQVTAKNSVEVSDYGTYDTASLEKKVTGVVRASFSLK; encoded by the coding sequence ATGGAAATAAAAAATCAACAGATTGTTCCGGCATTGATTTTCGGTTTTAGCGTTATTGCGGCCACCGCTTTGGGCGCGGATTCGTTTTACCGGGCCAAACAGCTTTCAAATGTTTTGTCCGTTACCGGATCGGCGGAAAAATCGGTGGTTTCCGATACCGTCAAATGGCAAAGTTCGATTTCGCGCAGCGTTGACGCCAGCCAATTAAAACAAGGAAGCGCGCAGATTAAAAGCGATATTGAAACCGTGCGGGAATATTTCAAGAGTCTGAATGTCCATGAAGCGGAAATTACCGTCAATCCGGTGACTATAACTCCGTTTTGCGAGAGCCAGAACGGTATTTCTTATGATAAGTTCGGCAACCAGTCTTGCGGAAGCAGTCCCACCGCCGGATACAATTTGCAACAGGTCATCGTGATTGGGTCCGACCGCGTGGATGAAATCACCAAACTTACCCAAGACGCATCGGATTATTTCGTGGGCCGGGGATTGGTGTTCACGACACAGAGCCTAGAATATTATTATTCCAAGCTGGCCGATTTGCGGCTTGATTTGCTTACCCAAGCAACCAAAGACGCCAAGGATCGCGCGCAAAAGATCGCGGAAAGCACCGGCAAAAAAATCGATTCGTTGCAAACCGCCAGCCAAGGAGTGTTTCAGGTGACCGCTAAAAATTCGGTCGAAGTGTCTGATTACGGAACCTATGACACGGCTTCTCTGGAAAAGAAAGTAACGGGAGTCGTCCGCGCTTCGTTCTCGTTGAAATAA
- the mltG gene encoding endolytic transglycosylase MltG: MKKIFIALAMLLMAVAAFAIFFEFSTPQQRQKDTITILRGENSLQIAGDLKAEGYINSKIFFVLELLKGGNFKNLKSGEYDFKDIGQTEMIYKLVHADTAVKTVTIVPGQTLADIAAVLRQKDIADANGFFAASSTLNFKNKYDFLADLPDNAAIEGYFFPDTYQLPQNPTASDVAGLALDNFGKKLTSPLRQEIKKRGKTIFETIIMASILEKEVITLEDKKIVAGILQKRINEKMPLQVDCAILYDNNGKFDKEIDSPYNTYKYGGLPAGPICNPGMESIEAAIEPAETRYWYYLSAPDGTTIFSKNYDEHLANVAKYLKK, from the coding sequence ATGAAAAAAATATTTATTGCGTTGGCGATGTTGTTGATGGCAGTTGCGGCATTCGCGATTTTTTTTGAGTTCAGCACGCCACAACAGCGGCAAAAGGATACCATTACGATTTTGCGGGGAGAAAACTCGTTGCAGATTGCCGGCGACCTCAAAGCGGAAGGATATATCAACAGCAAGATTTTCTTTGTGTTGGAATTATTAAAAGGCGGCAATTTCAAAAACCTTAAATCCGGCGAATATGATTTTAAAGATATCGGCCAGACCGAAATGATATACAAACTGGTTCATGCCGATACCGCGGTTAAAACCGTTACCATTGTTCCCGGACAGACATTGGCGGATATTGCCGCGGTTTTGCGGCAAAAAGATATCGCCGACGCGAACGGATTTTTTGCCGCTTCTTCCACTTTGAATTTTAAAAATAAATACGATTTTCTGGCGGATCTGCCGGATAACGCGGCCATTGAGGGTTATTTCTTCCCCGATACTTACCAATTGCCGCAAAATCCAACCGCAAGCGATGTTGCCGGTTTGGCTCTCGATAATTTCGGCAAAAAATTAACTTCGCCGTTGCGCCAAGAAATTAAAAAACGCGGCAAAACGATTTTCGAAACGATTATAATGGCCTCGATTCTGGAAAAAGAAGTGATAACTTTGGAAGACAAAAAGATTGTTGCCGGAATTTTACAAAAACGGATAAACGAAAAAATGCCATTGCAGGTTGATTGCGCGATTTTGTATGATAATAACGGAAAATTCGATAAAGAAATCGATTCGCCTTACAACACTTACAAATATGGCGGTTTGCCCGCGGGTCCGATTTGCAATCCCGGGATGGAATCGATTGAAGCCGCGATCGAACCGGCGGAAACCCGATACTGGTATTACTTGAGCGCGCCGGACGGTACCACGATTTTTTCCAAAAATTATGACGAACATCTGGCAAATGTCGCCAAATATTTGAAAAAATGA
- a CDS encoding PD-(D/E)XK nuclease family protein, producing the protein MAKSNNGFSYYKKKLYDPDSAAPFALSRSKVDMFLKCPRCFYLEQRLGIKIPSGPGFSLNNAVDHLLKKEFDIRRAEGVSHPLMAAYGIDAVPARHDDLEIWRENFKGMRVLHQPTNLEMFGAIDDLWINPAGEYHIVDYKATSTIKEITLDDQWKQWYKIQAEFYQWLFRARGFKVNDIAYFVFANAAKDRAAFDAKLEFAVTVIAHNGNDAWVEPTLLKIKDCLESVQPPAPNPDCEYCQYIEKAKSIK; encoded by the coding sequence ATGGCAAAATCCAATAATGGATTTTCGTATTACAAGAAGAAACTTTACGATCCGGATTCTGCCGCGCCGTTTGCGTTGAGCCGCTCCAAGGTGGATATGTTTTTGAAATGTCCGAGGTGTTTCTATTTGGAACAGAGATTGGGAATCAAAATTCCTTCCGGGCCGGGATTCTCGCTCAATAATGCCGTGGATCATTTGCTTAAAAAGGAATTTGACATCCGGCGGGCGGAAGGAGTGTCCCATCCTTTGATGGCCGCCTATGGCATTGACGCGGTGCCGGCGCGGCACGATGATTTGGAAATCTGGCGCGAGAATTTCAAGGGGATGCGCGTTTTGCACCAACCGACCAATCTTGAGATGTTTGGCGCGATCGACGATTTGTGGATCAATCCGGCGGGCGAATATCATATCGTTGATTACAAAGCCACGAGCACGATCAAGGAGATTACACTGGATGACCAATGGAAACAATGGTATAAAATCCAAGCCGAGTTTTATCAGTGGCTTTTTCGCGCGCGCGGATTCAAAGTGAACGACATTGCCTATTTTGTTTTCGCCAACGCGGCCAAAGATCGCGCCGCGTTTGACGCCAAACTGGAATTCGCCGTTACCGTGATCGCCCATAACGGCAATGACGCTTGGGTTGAGCCGACGCTTTTGAAAATAAAAGATTGCCTGGAATCCGTTCAGCCGCCGGCGCCCAACCCTGATTGCGAGTATTGCCAATACATTGAAAAAGCAAAATCAATCAAATAA
- a CDS encoding glycosyltransferase family 39 protein: protein MQLSNKRANIFAAALLAVMAVLTFGAMRGDSLTMDEKSHLPAGYSYIAQRDMRINPEHPPLVKDLAGIGQILFVRAINFPYDSTAWTTMVNGQWDFGQALLFDSNNPADKMIFYGRLPMIGLLLILGFCLFKWTRELFGNAAALLALFLFALSPTFLAHGHLVTTDVAAALGAFAATYYFVKALKSPSWKNIVISGIALGIAELLKFSMILLFPMFILLAGICWLARMFSFKKAFRILFVSFAVCFLVIGPVYQFHVWNYPPARQVSDSKDILSSHGFKLGAAAIVWAADKPILRPYAQYFLGVMMVTQRVAGGNTTYFLGQISKESWRAYFPTMYLAKETVPFHIFTLTALIYALAKIKKPRSGFKNMAAESREIIDKYLPQIAMLLFVAIYWTSSVAGNLNIGVRHLMPAFPFTMALAAGGAIAFANRVKWGYALVAVLCAWQIISIASAYPSFLAYYNEFAGGSNNGYKIAVDSNTDWGQDLKRLKMWMETNGVDKIYIDYFGGADPKYYLDNKYEGWWSSKNPSELPPGGYLAVSATFLQGQRASVKPGDNLTSGEYDWLSAYKPAAIIGHSIFVYHIQ, encoded by the coding sequence ATGCAATTATCAAACAAACGCGCAAATATTTTCGCGGCGGCATTGCTCGCTGTAATGGCCGTCTTGACATTCGGCGCCATGCGCGGCGATTCGCTGACGATGGATGAAAAAAGCCACCTTCCCGCCGGTTATTCTTATATCGCGCAACGGGATATGCGGATAAATCCCGAACATCCGCCGCTGGTCAAGGATCTGGCCGGAATCGGGCAAATTCTTTTCGTGCGCGCGATCAATTTCCCCTATGATTCCACGGCTTGGACAACGATGGTCAACGGCCAATGGGATTTCGGCCAAGCGTTGTTGTTCGATTCGAACAACCCGGCCGATAAAATGATATTTTACGGCCGCTTGCCCATGATCGGCCTATTATTGATATTGGGATTCTGTCTTTTTAAATGGACGCGCGAACTTTTCGGCAACGCGGCCGCGTTGCTGGCTTTGTTCTTGTTTGCTCTTTCGCCCACTTTTCTGGCGCACGGACATTTAGTCACGACCGATGTGGCCGCGGCTCTGGGCGCGTTTGCGGCAACCTATTATTTTGTCAAAGCGCTAAAGTCGCCAAGCTGGAAAAATATCGTTATTTCGGGCATCGCCTTGGGAATCGCCGAGCTGCTGAAATTTTCGATGATTCTTTTGTTTCCAATGTTTATTCTGCTGGCCGGAATCTGTTGGCTGGCGAGAATGTTCAGTTTCAAAAAAGCCTTCCGGATTTTGTTCGTATCGTTCGCGGTTTGCTTCCTGGTCATCGGACCGGTTTATCAATTTCATGTTTGGAATTATCCGCCCGCGCGGCAAGTGAGCGATTCAAAAGACATTTTATCGTCGCACGGGTTTAAGCTTGGGGCCGCGGCTATAGTCTGGGCCGCGGACAAGCCAATCCTGCGCCCCTACGCCCAGTATTTCTTGGGAGTAATGATGGTCACCCAGCGCGTTGCCGGCGGCAACACGACTTATTTTCTGGGGCAAATTTCAAAAGAAAGCTGGCGAGCGTATTTCCCGACAATGTATCTGGCCAAAGAAACCGTTCCGTTCCATATTTTCACGCTGACCGCGCTGATTTACGCGTTGGCAAAAATAAAAAAACCGCGATCCGGATTTAAAAATATGGCCGCGGAAAGCCGGGAAATTATTGACAAATATCTGCCGCAAATCGCGATGTTGCTGTTTGTCGCGATCTATTGGACCAGCAGTGTCGCCGGAAATTTAAACATCGGCGTGCGCCATTTGATGCCGGCGTTCCCGTTCACAATGGCTTTGGCCGCCGGCGGCGCAATCGCTTTCGCCAACCGCGTCAAATGGGGTTACGCGCTCGTGGCCGTTCTCTGCGCGTGGCAAATAATTTCCATTGCCTCCGCCTATCCCAGTTTTTTGGCCTATTATAATGAATTCGCCGGCGGTTCAAACAACGGCTATAAAATCGCGGTTGATTCCAACACCGACTGGGGCCAAGACTTGAAACGGTTGAAAATGTGGATGGAAACAAACGGAGTTGATAAAATTTACATCGATTATTTCGGCGGCGCGGATCCGAAATACTATCTCGACAACAAATACGAAGGTTGGTGGAGCTCAAAAAATCCATCCGAATTGCCGCCGGGCGGTTATTTGGCGGTTTCCGCGACATTTTTACAAGGCCAACGAGCAAGCGTTAAACCGGGCGACAATCTGACATCGGGCGAATACGACTGGCTAAGCGCCTACAAACCGGCCGCCATTATCGGCCATTCGATTTTCGTGTACCATATTCAATAG